From the genome of Mucilaginibacter paludis DSM 18603:
CGTCGGTTAAAATTTCAACGGTAACCAAAAACTTCTCTCCGGTTGGTAGTTCTTTGCGGTAGTAATCGCCGTCTTCGGTGAATTTTGCATAAAATGGATTGCCCAATTCAAAGGCCCGTTGGCGGCCTAACTCATGCATATTACCCATGTTTTTTAACAGACGGTCTACAATTGACGTTGATTCCATAATAGTTAACTATTGAATAATGTAAAAATAGCTATTTTGTGCTCTACACCCAAGCGGGCTTAAACCTTTTACATCCCTTTTGTTTTGCACAATTGCCATTTTGTTGAAACTGATATTTGCCTTTATGATAACTTTGTGGTGAAATGGCTTATAAGTTTATTGATAATTACAGGGAAAAAGGTGCACGCAAAAGGTTGGTTGAACTGCTCCGGAAAAAAGGGATTGAAGACGAGCATGTTTTAAACGCCATAGGCAAGGTACCGCGTCATTACTTTTTTGACGAAACCTTTTGGAACCAGGCTTATAAAGATATCGCTTTCCCGATAGGCGAAGGGCAAACCATTTCGCAGCCCTATACGGTAGCCTACCAAACCGAACTGCTGCATATCCGCAAGGGCGATAAAGTGCTCGAAATTGGTACCGGTTGCGGTTATCAAACCTGTATATTGCTGGAGCTTGGCGCCGAGGTTTACACTATTGAGCGGCAGGAAAAACTTTACCTGCGTACCATACAGGTGCTGCCGCATATGGGCTATAAGACTAACTTTTTTTGTGGCGATGGCTCAAAGGGAATGGTTAAATACGCTCCTTTCGATAAAATTATTGTAACAGCGGGCGCCCCCTTTGTGCCCGAAGATATGCTGAAGCAGTTAACCATCGGCGGCATCCTGGTGATACCCGTTGGCGATGAGCAAAGCCAGCAAATGGTAACCATCCTGAAGGTTGGCGATCAGGATTATGAAAAAATTGTATTGGATACCTTCCGGTTTGTACCACTGGTAGGCGATAAGGCCTGGTAAGCCCCTGCGGCCCCAGAGCGGAAGTATCTGGGCTGGCTTTCTATCTCTAAGTCGTGGTTGGAGGTAAAGTCAGCACTCCCATGTCGTGTCAATATATGGCTTGTATCAACAACAACTGCCACTAACCCGCAGCCCTGTGTAATTATGTATTCTCATATTATTTAACACTTTTTAACAAATAAATGTTAAATAACCCTTGTGTAAAAATACCAGTCGTTTAAATTTGCCCACCGAAATAAAATATCCTCAGATATATGGAAGAATCAAATAGTAATTACGTTTCATCTGCTGCCGCTCAGGAGCCTACGTCGCAATCGACAGATATCCGCGCGCTCAATGAAATGATACAGCGGGAAAGTGCCTTTATCGATATTCTTAAAATGGAGATGGATAAGGTTATTGTTGGTCAGAAATACATGGTAGAGCGTTTGCTGATTGGCTTACTGGCCGACGGGCACATCCTGCTGGAAGGTGTACCCGGCCTGGCAAAAACCTTGGCCATCAATACCCTGAGTAAATGTATCCAGGCCGATTTTAGCCGTATACAATTCACGCCCGATTTGCTCCCTGCCGATTTACTGGGTACGATGATCTACAACCAGAAAAAGGAGGAATTTATTGTGCGCAAGGGGCCCTTGTTCAGCAACTTTATTTTGGCCGACGAAATTAACCGTGCACCCGCCAAAGTACAGAGCGCACTGCTGGAAGCCATGCAGGAAAGGCAGGTTACCATTGGCGATACCACCTTCCCGCTGCCTACGCCATTTTTGGTACTGGCAACCCAAAACCCCATTGAGCAGGAGGGAACCTACCCGCTGCCCGAAGCACAGGTTGACAGGTTTATGCTGAAAATTGTAATTGGCTATCCCAATAAGGAAGACGAGAAACGCATCATCCGCTCTAACATATCGCCGACAGGCATGTTAAAACCCAACCCGGTAATTAAACCCGAGGATATTCTACGCGCACGTAAAGTGGTAAGAGAGGTATATATGGACGAGAAGATAGAGCAGTATATTATTGATATTGTTTTTGCTACCCGTTTCCCCGATCAGTATAAACTGGCCAACTATAAAAACCTCATTACTTTTGGCGCCTCGCCGCGTGCCAGCATTAACCTGGCGCTGGCCGCAAAAGCCTTCGCGTTTATCAAACGTCGCGGCTATGTAATTCCGGAGGATGTACGTGCCGTGTGTCACGATGTATTGCGCCACCGGATTGGCTTAAGCTACGAAGCCGAAGCCGAAAACATCACATCAGAAGATATTGTAACCGGGATTTTAAACGCTGTGGAAGTACCGTAGGGGAGAGAAGTAAGAAGTGAGAATCAGGAAGCAAGATATGAGATTTGAGAGGCGAGAAACACGAATTGAGCGCCTTGACTAAACTTTCACATACGGTGAGGGCTTCACAAGTATTTTTTTTATACAGATACAATGATTAACAGTCATACAATTCAAATTCTCCCCTACCGGGGGAGATTTAGAGGGGGCTTATGGATACCAAAGAGTTACTCAAAAAAGTACGTAAGATAGAGATCAAAACCCGGGGGCTAAGCAACCACCTTTTCTCGGGCGAATACCACTCAGCCTTTAAGGGGCGCGGTATGGCCTTTAGCGAGGTGCGCGAGTATCAGATTGGCGACGAGATCCGCACCATCGACTGGAACGTGACCGCGCGTTTTAATCATCCTTATGTTAAGGTGTTTGATGAGGAGCGTGAGCTTACGGTAATGATATTGATGGATGTATCCGGATCAGAAAACTTTGGCACCATTAACCAGCAAAAGCAGGATGTGGCTACCGAGCTTTGCGCCGTGCTGGCCTTTTCGGCCATCCAGAACAATGATAAGGTAGGGGTGATCTTTTTTAGCGATAAGATAGAAAAATTTATTCCGCCTAAAAAGGGCAGGAGCCATATCCTGATGATCATCCGCGAGCTGATCAATTTTACTCCCGAAAATAAGGGTACCAACGTAGCCGAAGCCTTGAAATACTTTACCGGGGCCATTAAAAAGAAATGTACCGCCTTTGTAATTTCCGATTTTATCAGCCCAGGTTTTGAAGACCAGCTGAAGATAGCCAATAAAAAGCACGATATTATCGCCCTGCGCTTGTACGACAGGCACGAGGAGGAGTTTCCAAACATGGGCCTTATCCCCGTAAGGGACGAAGAAACCGGCACCATACAATGGGTAAATACGGCGGATAAAGAAGTGCGACTGGCCTTTAAAGCCGATGCGCTGAGAAGAAACGGCGCGCTTAAAGAAGTTTTTAAACGCTCCGGCGTTGATTTTGGCGACATTGGTACACATGAATCATACGTTAAACCTTTAATGACATTATTTAAAAAGCGGGAAAGCAGACGTTGAAGATGAACCAGTATTTTAAATATTTCCTTGTTTTATTAATCTCCCTGGGCAGCTTTTACAAGGCTAAGGCCCAGGCGGTGCAGGTTGATGCCCGGCTGGAAAAGGCTACCATACCCTTGGGCGATCAAACCAAGCTGCACCTTACCATACGTTTCCCGGCGAAGGACAGCGTAACTTTTCCTAAACTGGCAGATAGCATTAAGGCCAAGCTATTGATAGTAAGCGCCAATAAGGCCGATACCAGTTTTGATAAAAGCGATATCAGTATTGAAACCATCGATAAAACTTATACCCTTACCTCGTTCGATACCGGGCAGTATGTGATCCCTCAATACCAGTTTAAAACCAAAGCCGGAGTATTTACCACTAAAGAACTGGTTTTAACCGTTAACCCGGTAGCCGTTGACACCAGCAAAGGCGTATACGATATTAAGCAGCCCTTTACCGTATCCTACTCCTGGATGGAATGGCTGCGCGATAACTGGCCCAAGGTAGCTTTCCCACTACTGGCCATTTTGGTTATTGCCGGTATTATTTATTATCTGCGTAAGCGCCCTAAAAAGGAAGTGGCAGTTAAACCCGCCGAACCGGAGAAACCTGCTCACGTAATAGCCTTAGCTAAATTGCATGCTTTGCGCGATGAGAAGTTATGGCAGCAGGACAGGGTGAAAGAATACCACAGCGAAATTAGCGATGTAATGCGCGATTACCTGGAGAGGCGCTACAACATTAGCGCTAACGAGCAAACCAGCGACGAAATTTTTGCCAGCTTGCGTTATATGGATATTAGCGAGCAGGATAAGAGTATGCTACGCCAGGTATTGATGCTGGCCGACCTGGTGAAATTTGCCAAAGAAAAACCCCTGGCAGCCGAAAACGAATACAGCATTAACAACGCTATTGATTTTGTGACGCATACGCAAAAAGCAATTGTACCACCAACTATAAATAAAGAGGGAGAGGGCGGCAATGAGTTGGTTTAAAGAAATTGAATTTGCCCAGCCTGGCTTTTTTTGGCTGCTTTTAATTGTGCCGTTTATGGTGGCCTGGTATATCTGGAAGCAACAAAAATTGCACGGTACGCTCAGTGTGCCTACCCTCAAGGGTTTTAATATACACCGCAAGGGTTTAATACCACGCCTGCGCCATGCGGGTATTGTATTGCGCTCGCTGGCTATTATAGCTTTAATTGTAGCTTTGGCCAGGCCGCAATCGTCGTTAAGTTGGCAAAATACCACCACCGAAGGGATCGATATCATTATAGCATCGGATATTTCGGGCAGTATGCTGGCTGAGGATTTTAAACCCAATAGGTTGGAGGCCGGCAAAAACATAGCCATCGACTTTATTAAAAACCGGCCCGACGACCGGATAGGCCTGGTGATATTTAGCGGCGAAAGTTTTACCCAATGCCCGCTCACCATTGATCATGATGTGTTGATCAACCTGTATCATGATATTAAAAACGGAATGATAGAGGATGGTACCGCCATTGGTATGGGCTTGGCGACCGCCGTAAACCGGTTAAGGGGCAGCGAGGCCAAAAGTAAGGTAGTGATATTGCTGACGGACGGTGTAAACAACGCGGGCTCTATCCCGCCCATTACCGCTGCCGAAATTGCCAAACAGTTTGGCATCAGGGTGTACACCGTAGGTATAGGTACGCAGGGCTATGCTCCATACCCGGTTCCGTCGCCGTATGGCGGGGTGGTATACCAGCGGATGGAGGTGCAGATTGATGAGCCTACCCTCACTAAAATTGCCGCTATTACCGGTGGCAAGTATTTCCGCGCTACCAATAACGATGCGCTTACCCGTATTTACAAACAAATTGATCAGCTGGAAAAGGCCAAAATTGATGTAACGCAGTACCGCAAAAAAACCGAAATGTTTTTGCCTTTCGCGGTGATTGCCCTGTGCCTTTTGCTGATTGAATTTTTATTGAACAACACTTTATTTAAAGGAGCCATCACATAAATATGTTACGTTTTGCACATACCGAATTTTTATGGGGATTGCTGGCTATCCCACTTTTAATCCTGCTTTTTATCATGGTGAGCAGGTGGAAGCGGAAGGCTTTGGCCGCCTTTGGCGATAAAAATGTAGTGAAGCTGATGATGCC
Proteins encoded in this window:
- a CDS encoding protein-L-isoaspartate(D-aspartate) O-methyltransferase; translation: MAYKFIDNYREKGARKRLVELLRKKGIEDEHVLNAIGKVPRHYFFDETFWNQAYKDIAFPIGEGQTISQPYTVAYQTELLHIRKGDKVLEIGTGCGYQTCILLELGAEVYTIERQEKLYLRTIQVLPHMGYKTNFFCGDGSKGMVKYAPFDKIIVTAGAPFVPEDMLKQLTIGGILVIPVGDEQSQQMVTILKVGDQDYEKIVLDTFRFVPLVGDKAW
- a CDS encoding AAA family ATPase, translating into MEESNSNYVSSAAAQEPTSQSTDIRALNEMIQRESAFIDILKMEMDKVIVGQKYMVERLLIGLLADGHILLEGVPGLAKTLAINTLSKCIQADFSRIQFTPDLLPADLLGTMIYNQKKEEFIVRKGPLFSNFILADEINRAPAKVQSALLEAMQERQVTIGDTTFPLPTPFLVLATQNPIEQEGTYPLPEAQVDRFMLKIVIGYPNKEDEKRIIRSNISPTGMLKPNPVIKPEDILRARKVVREVYMDEKIEQYIIDIVFATRFPDQYKLANYKNLITFGASPRASINLALAAKAFAFIKRRGYVIPEDVRAVCHDVLRHRIGLSYEAEAENITSEDIVTGILNAVEVP
- a CDS encoding DUF58 domain-containing protein: MDTKELLKKVRKIEIKTRGLSNHLFSGEYHSAFKGRGMAFSEVREYQIGDEIRTIDWNVTARFNHPYVKVFDEERELTVMILMDVSGSENFGTINQQKQDVATELCAVLAFSAIQNNDKVGVIFFSDKIEKFIPPKKGRSHILMIIRELINFTPENKGTNVAEALKYFTGAIKKKCTAFVISDFISPGFEDQLKIANKKHDIIALRLYDRHEEEFPNMGLIPVRDEETGTIQWVNTADKEVRLAFKADALRRNGALKEVFKRSGVDFGDIGTHESYVKPLMTLFKKRESRR
- a CDS encoding vWA domain-containing protein — translated: MSWFKEIEFAQPGFFWLLLIVPFMVAWYIWKQQKLHGTLSVPTLKGFNIHRKGLIPRLRHAGIVLRSLAIIALIVALARPQSSLSWQNTTTEGIDIIIASDISGSMLAEDFKPNRLEAGKNIAIDFIKNRPDDRIGLVIFSGESFTQCPLTIDHDVLINLYHDIKNGMIEDGTAIGMGLATAVNRLRGSEAKSKVVILLTDGVNNAGSIPPITAAEIAKQFGIRVYTVGIGTQGYAPYPVPSPYGGVVYQRMEVQIDEPTLTKIAAITGGKYFRATNNDALTRIYKQIDQLEKAKIDVTQYRKKTEMFLPFAVIALCLLLIEFLLNNTLFKGAIT